GCTGGCTGAACGCCTGTACCGTGCACAGGGAATAGACACTAAAACGCTGCTTGGCCATAAAGTTCAGTCCACTACTGACAGATACAACGACACCCGAGGACATGAATGGATCAAGCTTGTGATCTGATGGGTATTTTAAGCCGCAATGCTTCATGAATTGTTGTAAAATGCGCGCCCTCTATGTTCAGGAAATTGATTATTTAACAAACCGTTTTGGTGAAAAGTTTTGGAGATAATTTGGAGAATGGAATATTTTGTTTAAATTCAGTGCTCTAAAACTGGCTCACCTTCTGAATAAAAAGGTGGAACTCGAATGATCGGTCGACTGCTGCGCGGCGGTTTTATGACCGCCATTTATGCTTATCTTTATATCCCGATCATTATTTTGATCGTCAACTCCTTTAACAGTTCGCGCTTCGGCATTAACTGGCAGGGCTTCACCACGCAGTGGTACAGCCTGCTGATGAACAATGACAGTTTGTTGCAGGCGGCGCAGCACTCGTTGACCATGGCGGTGCTGTCGGCGACATTCGCCACGCTTATCGGTTCGCTGACCGCCGTCGCGCTTTATCGCTACCGTTTTCGCGGTAAGCCGTTCGTCAGCGGCATGCTGTTCGTGGTGATGATGTCGCCGGATATCGTGATGGCTATCTCCCTGCTGGTGCTGTTTATGCTGCTGGGCATTCAGCTCGGTTTCTGGTCGCTGCTGTTTTCGCATATCACCTTCTGCCTGCCGTTTGTCGTGGTAACGGTGTTTTCACGCCTGAAGGGTTTTGATGTGCGGATGCTGGAAGCGGCCAAAGATCTCGGTGCCAGCGAAATCACCATTCTGCGCAAAATCATTCTGCCGCTGGCGATGCCCGCCGTGGCCGCAGGCTGGTTATTGAGTTTCACACTGTCGATGGATGATGTGGTGGTCTCTTCCTTCGTGACCGGCCCGGGGTATGAAATTCTGCCGCTGAAGATCTACTCGATGGTCAAAGTCGGCGTGTCGCCGGAAGTAAACGCGCTGGCAACGGTTCTGCTGGTTCTGTCGCTGGTGCTGGTCATTGCCAGCCAGTTGATTGCGCGCGATACCACCAAAAACAGACGCCTGCCGCGCCAGGCATAACGAACACCGCCATCCCGGATGCAACAAGGCGTTCACAAGGATTTCCGCCGCATTCAATCCCGGAATGGCAAATAAAATAGCCTGAAACAGAGGCTCAATCTCAGGGGACGTAATATGAAAAAATGGTCACGCCACCTGCTCGCAGCGGGCGCTCTTGCCCTCGGCATGAGCGCTGCGCACGCGGACGACAACAAAACGCTCTACTTCTACAACTGGACAGAGTATGTGCCGCCAGGCCTGCTGGAACAGTTCACCAAAGAGACAGGCATCAAAGTTATCTATTCGACTTACGAATCGAATGAAACCATGTACGCCAAGCTCAAAACCTATAAAGACGGCGCTTACGATCTGGTGGTGCCATCCACCTACTTCGTCGACAAAATGCGCAAAGAGGGCATGATTCAGAAGATCGATAAAACGAAGCTTACCAACTTCCACAACCTCGATCCGCAAATGCTCAACAAACCGTTCGATCCGAACAATGACTACTCGATCCCGTATATCTGGGGCGCAACCGCTATTGGTGTGAACAGCGAAGCTATCGACCCGAAGAGCGTCACCCGCTGGGCCGATCTGTGGAAACCCGAATACAAAGGCAGCCTGCTACTGACCGACGATGCGCGCGAAGTGTTCCAGATGGCGTTGCGCAAGCTCGGCTACTCCGGCAACACCACCGATCCGCAAGAGATTGAAGCGGCGTATAAAGAGCTGCAAAAACTGATGCCGAATGTGGCGGCCTTCAACTCCGACAATCCGGCAAACCCATATATGGAAGGGGAAGTGAACCTCGGCATGGTATGGAACGGCTCGGCGTATGTTGCCCGTCAGGCCGGTACGCCGCTGGAAGTGGTATGGCCGCAGGAAGGCGGTATTTTCTGGATGGACAGTCTGTCGATTCCGGCCAATGCGAAAAACGTTGATGGCGCGCTGAAGTTGATCAACTTCCTGCTGCGACCGGACATTGCCAGACAGGTGGCGGAAACCATCGGTTACCCGACGCCGAACCTTGCCGCGCGTAAGCTGCTAAAACCGGAAGTGGCGAACGACAAATCGCTTTACCCGGATGCGGAAACCCTCAGCAAAGGCGAATGGCAAAATGATGTGGGCAGCGCCAGCGCCCTTTATGAAGAGTATTACCAGAAGTTAAAAGCAGGACGTTAAGGCAAACCGCGGCCCGGAATGTGGGCCGCGTCGCGTTATCCTGGGAGCCGAACCGACAGGGGCTGGCTCCTCACGCAGTTAAAAATCAGCATCAATATCGACAACCGAAATCAGCTTATGGTTGACGAACTCTTTAATCCCCAAGCCAGTTAATTCGCGGCCATAGCCGGAACGGCGGACCCCGCCAAACGGGAGATCGGCTTTAACACGCGTTGGGTGGTTGATATACACCATGCCAGTAGAGATGCGGCTGGCCAGCGCTTCACCGTGCGCAGTGTCGCGGGTGAAGACAGAACCGCCAAGACCAAACGGCGAGTCATTGGCAATCCGCACCGCGTCGTCTTCATTTTTGGCTCTGAAGATCATCGACACGGGGCCGAAGAACTCCATATGGTAGGCCGGATTGTCTGGCGTTACATTGGTCAGGATCGTCGGTTGTACAAATGCCCCGCGTTTCGGGACTTTCGGTCCAACTTCCAGCGCCTGTGCGCCATGCGCAATGGCCAGGCTGATTTTCTCTTTAACTTCGTCAGCGGCCTGTTGCGATGAGAGCGGTGCCAGCGTTGTGTTTTCATCCAGCGGATCGCCCGCCCGCAACGCGGCAACACCTTTGATGTAATGGTCAACAAACTGGTCATACACCTCATCAACAACGATCATGCGTTTCGATGAGACGCAAACTTGCCCGCCATTCCAGTGGCGACCAAATACGCCCCACTTCGCCGCTTTTTCGATATCGGCATCGGCAAGCACGATAAACGCATCGGCCCCGCCAAGCTCCAGCGTGGATTTTTTCAGCGCCTTCGCCGCTTGCTGAGCAACGGTTGCGCCCGCGCCCTCAGAACCGGTTAATGCCACACCCTGCACCCGTGGGTCATTAAGGATCAGTTCGATATGGTGACGGGCTGCGTAGAGATTGATAAATCCGCCATCCGGTAGACCGGCCTCTTTCATCAGGCGCTCGAACCGCGCAGCACTTTGCGGAACATTCGACGCATGTTTTAACAGGATGGTGTTACCGGCGGAGAGTTGCGGAGCAATGATGCGGGCGATTTGATAATACGGGAAATTCCACGGCTCGATCGCCAGCAGCACTCCCAGCGGTTCATGCACAATTTTTGCCGTGGCTTCTTCCGGGTTTGCCACCGGCAGGATCTCCGGCGCCAGAAGTTTTTCGGCATTATGCACGTAGTATTCAAAAATTTGTGCCGACAGTTCGACTTCCGCTCGCGCTTCTGAAATCAGCTTGCCCATTTCAAGCGTAAGCAACTGCGCAAATTCATCTTTTTGCTGGCGTAACAGGTTGGCTGCGTTCTGTAAAATCGCGCCGCGCTGTGCAAATGAAACATTTTTCCACTCGTTAAAAGCGCGGTGAGATCGTTCTATCGCGCCGTTCACTTCAGCATCGGTGGCATCCGGGAACGTCTTAACGACTTCGCCGGTATACGGGTTTGTTGTGACATATGCCATGCTAATTCTCCTTTATGGGCCGGGAATCCGCGTACGGCTTCCCGGTTTTAGCTCGGCCCTTTCTCATCTGGTGGTACCGTGCAGATCGAAATCCGGGCCGATCCGGTTGTTCGCCATGATCGGTGTATCACGGGTATCAACAGAGAAATACTAAGTTTGTCACGCCAACAGAGAAAGCCAGGAGATTTGTTGGCAACCCTCAGAATAACTGAACATCATGCACGCCGGATGCGAGGTGCAGAACGTGATAATTACGCCCTCGTCACACACAACCGCAGCCGCAGGCCGGGTTGCGCATTTTCCGCGGTCAGCGACCAGCCATGAGCCACGGCAATTTCCTGGCAGATCGCCAGCCCCAGCCCGGCACCGCTATCGCGCCGGTGTGCGCCGCGCCAGAAGCGCGTGAACAATAAAGGCAGTTCGTCCCCGGCCACGCCCGGTCCCCAATCGCGAAGCGTGATGGCCTGCGCATGAATTTCTATATGCACGTCGCTGCCCGCAGGCGCATGCTGGATCGCGTTTTCCATCAGGTTTTTCAGTAAGGTGAACAAGGCGCCGCGATCGGCATTCCACACCACAGCGACACTCCGGAAAGTCAGCGTCAGATTGACGCGCGCCTCTTCGGCAATGCGTTGCAGAAATCGCGCGCTATCGCGGGCGACATCCGCCACGTCAACCGGCGCGAAGTGGTAGCTCAGCGGCTCGCTGGCCTCCGCGAGGATCAGCAGTTGCTGTACCTGGCGGGAAAGATGTTCCACGCGCGCCAGCAGCAGTTCGCGGGTCTCGGCGCAGTCGCTCATCAATTCCACTTCAGCGCGAATCAGCGTCAGCGGCGTCTTCAGCTCATGAGCGGCCTTCGCCAGAAAATCCTGCTGATTGCGAAACCCCGTTTCCAGCCGGGCCAGCGCCTGGTTAAAACTGTCGATCAGCGGCAAAATCTCCGTGGGAACGCCCGCCGTTGGCAAACGTGCATCCAGCGAACGCGGCGAGATGGTGGCGGCGCCAGCAGATGCCTGCCGTAGCGGTCGCAGCGACCAGGCCAGCGTCACCCAGGCGCACAAACCGAACACCACCAACAGCACCAGGCTGAACAGCTCAATGCCAAAACGAATAAACGGCAGGGCAAATCCACGGTGTAAGAAATCGATAATCCGCGAACTGGCGCTCACCTGGATAAACCAGCGCTTTCCCTCCATGAAATAGAGATCGCTGGTGCCGCCATATTCCGCGCCCTGCAACTGAAACTTGAAGTCGCCCGTAACCGGCGCAGTAAGTTGCGGTAGCGGCGGCCAGTGCTGTGCGCCCGGCGACATTAATACCACTTTCCCGTCGGCATCCAGCACCCGGTACGCCAGTTCCTCTTCGAGACTGCTGTAGATCCACAGCGGATAATCAGCCCCTTCACGAAAACCGATCGGCTGGCCGTGAGCATCAAATTGCAACTGGCGGGCTAACGCCCTGGTGTAATCGGTCAGATCCATTCCCGGCAAACGCTCTTTCACTACCATACCGAGCAGGATCAGCAGCGCAATGCTGAGCAGTACGCCGGTGATAAAGGCCAGTAAGATCTTGAACGACAGGCTGTTAAAGCGGCTGGTTTTCCCGGATGGCATAGCCCAGCCCCCTGATATTCACAATCTGCAAACGGGAGCCAATCGCCAGCAGTTTGCGGCGCAGGCGATACAAAACAACATCGAGGGCGTTCGGCGTAACGGCATCGCTTAGCCCCCACCCGGCCGCCTCCATACTGTTGCGGCGCACAATATTGCCCTGCTTACGGATCAACGTCAGCATGATCTGTAGCTCAGCGGGAGCCAGCGGGACACTCTGCTGCCTGCAGCACATGACCGCCGATTCCGGCAATAAAGTGATATCACCCCACGCCGGCTTCAGGGTCTGGCTTTCAGCGGGACGACGGAGTAATGCCCGCACGCGGGCCACCAGTTCTTCCATGGCAAAGGGTTTGGCCAGATAATCATCGGCTCCGGCCTCCAGCCCTTCGACACGATCGTGCAACGCATCGCGAGCGGTCAGGATCAGGCACGGCGTGACAACCTGTGCCTGGCGCAGGCGCTGCAATAACGGCAAACCGTCGCCATCCGGCAATCCCCGATCGAGCACCAGCCCCTGGTAAGCCACTTGCTGTATGGCATGCCAGGCGGCATCGCCGCGACCGACAATATCCGTAGCGATCCCGGCGGCGGCCAGCCCTTTACTAATCAGGCGTGCCAGATGATCATGATCTTCTATTAACAGTATTCGGCTCATCAGAAGTCGTAGAGATAACTGACAAAAATTCGGTTTTCGTTGGTCCTGTCCACCAGCGGGCTATCCTTAATCTCTGAGGCCAGCAGCGTCGTCTGCACATCCACCATTAACAACTGATGAGTGCTGAACTGCCAGCGGCCATTAAGGCCAATTTCCATGTTCAGCGCGGCGTCCCCTTGCCAGGCAGGTCGCCAGGCGCGGGCTTCATCGCTGCGCACGCCATAGTAATAATTCACATAATCGCTGTCGTAACGGTTCGCCACAACACGCGGCGTCAGGGTTACATCGCCCCATTGCCAACTGCGCTCCGCGCCAAGACGCAGGCGTTGCCCGTTGCTGTTACCGGAGATATCGTGCGACCAGTCGGTGAAAATATTCACCAGCGGGTTCTGCCACTCCACTTTGATGCCAGCCCATACGCCGCCTTTGCGCTTATCCATCCCATGCAGAATGTCGGCATCGTCGGAGGCGTAGCCTGAACCATCATAGCGGGCTATTAGACCGGCATTTAGCCGTTGGGTTTCACTCCACTGCCATGCAGGTAATTTCACTTCGGCGGTGGTGCCTAAAAAGCGGAAATAACGGTTGTCGATATGCAGTACCGGCAGCGGCGTATATTCGCGGTCGATCCCGGTATAGGGTTTTTGCGTGCTGGCAACGCCGACGCCCAGCCCCCAGGTGGTGGCATCATCGGCAAGGGCGGAAAAAGAGAGAGACAGCAAACTGGCAGCAATAATGCGGTACGGCACAACGACCATAATGGCGCTCCTGTTGGCAATGGAAGCGCTATCATCAGCGGTGATAACTTACGGGGAACTTACCGGAAAGCGACTTGTAATTTATTTGTCGGGGAGAAACGAAACGCCCGGCAAGCGAAACGCCGCCGGGCGACAGGAAAACGTCCTGCGAGAGAATATCGTTACAGCCCTTTCAGCAATTTTTCCACAAACTCCGGCACCACTTCGCTTGCCAGCCCGTAGTGCTTCTCTTCGAACTCGCTGCCGACCTGGCTCGGTTCAAGGTTCAGCTCAACGGTGTGCGCACCCTGTAGTTTCGCTTCGTGGACAAACCCGGCAGCCGGATAAACATGCCCGGACGTGCCAATGGCGATAAAGACATCGGCCATCGCCAGCGCGCTGTAGATCTCGTCCATACCCAGCGGCATCTCGCCGAACCACACCACATGCGGGCGCAGCGGCGCAGGGAACTGGCAGCAGTGGCATTTATCTTCGGGCGTGACATCGCCGGTCCACTCCAGCACCTGCCCGCTCTGCGAGCAGCGCACTTTCAGTAGCTCACCGTGCATATGGATAATGTTTTTGTTGCCGGCGCGTTCATGCAGGTTATCGATATTTTGCGTGATCAGCAGAAACCGATCGCCCAGCGCCTGTTCCAGCTTCGCCAGCGCCAGGTGCGCGGCGTTCGGCACAATTTCCGGCAATTGCAACTGGCGACGACGATCGTTATAAAAAGTCTGCACCAGCTGCGGGTTGCGGGCAAAACCTTCCGGCGTTGCCACATCTTCTACATGGTGCTCTTCCCACAGCCCGTCGGCGGCGCGAAAAGTACGAATGCCGGATTCGGCAGAAATGCCTGCTCCGGTCAGGACGACGACTCTTGGTTTTTCCATCAGTTCCGGTACCACTCTGTCTCTGAAGAAAATTCTCTGGCGTAACCGCTCGCGCTGGCGGCGTTTGTTACGGCGAAAACGGCTGAGACGATGTAAACGACGCGATTGCATGGCATCCTCTCAGGATTTAATCAGTTAAGTGAAGGAAGGCCGCACCGCGCATGCCGCCCGCATCGCCGTGACGAGCACGTTCAATACGCGGGACATCGCCTGCCGGCAGCAGATGCGGCGCAATGCGCTCCGGCAACAGCCGGGTCAGTGCGCTGAAATTTGATAAACCACCGCCGATCACCAGCAGATCGGGATCGACAATGGTCAGGATATTGCCCAGACACACCGCCAGCAAATCCACATAGCGCTCGACATGGGCCCGCGCTTTCGCCTCGCCCTGCTCCCAGTGCGAAATGATTTCCGGCGCTGACAACGATTGATGGTAGAAGTACTGGTACAGCCACGCAAAACCGCGTCCCGAGAGATAGTTCTCAATACAGCCGATTTTGCCGCAGCCGCAGCGGGTTAACGGAAAGTCAAAACCCATCAGCCCCAGCGCATCCACCGGCAGGCGGATATGGCCAAATTCGCCGGTAATAAAACGACGCCCGGTCACCGATTTCCCGTTCACCACCAGCCCGCCGCCGACGCCCGTGCCGAGGATCAACCCCATCACCAGCGGATAAGCGCGAAATTCGTCATCCCAGGCTTCAGAGAGGGTAAAGCA
The Kosakonia oryzae genome window above contains:
- a CDS encoding ATP-binding protein, with translation MPSGKTSRFNSLSFKILLAFITGVLLSIALLILLGMVVKERLPGMDLTDYTRALARQLQFDAHGQPIGFREGADYPLWIYSSLEEELAYRVLDADGKVVLMSPGAQHWPPLPQLTAPVTGDFKFQLQGAEYGGTSDLYFMEGKRWFIQVSASSRIIDFLHRGFALPFIRFGIELFSLVLLVVFGLCAWVTLAWSLRPLRQASAGAATISPRSLDARLPTAGVPTEILPLIDSFNQALARLETGFRNQQDFLAKAAHELKTPLTLIRAEVELMSDCAETRELLLARVEHLSRQVQQLLILAEASEPLSYHFAPVDVADVARDSARFLQRIAEEARVNLTLTFRSVAVVWNADRGALFTLLKNLMENAIQHAPAGSDVHIEIHAQAITLRDWGPGVAGDELPLLFTRFWRGAHRRDSGAGLGLAICQEIAVAHGWSLTAENAQPGLRLRLCVTRA
- the cobB gene encoding Sir2 family NAD+-dependent deacetylase, with the protein product MQSRRLHRLSRFRRNKRRQRERLRQRIFFRDRVVPELMEKPRVVVLTGAGISAESGIRTFRAADGLWEEHHVEDVATPEGFARNPQLVQTFYNDRRRQLQLPEIVPNAAHLALAKLEQALGDRFLLITQNIDNLHERAGNKNIIHMHGELLKVRCSQSGQVLEWTGDVTPEDKCHCCQFPAPLRPHVVWFGEMPLGMDEIYSALAMADVFIAIGTSGHVYPAAGFVHEAKLQGAHTVELNLEPSQVGSEFEEKHYGLASEVVPEFVEKLLKGL
- the potD gene encoding spermidine/putrescine ABC transporter substrate-binding protein PotD, producing MKKWSRHLLAAGALALGMSAAHADDNKTLYFYNWTEYVPPGLLEQFTKETGIKVIYSTYESNETMYAKLKTYKDGAYDLVVPSTYFVDKMRKEGMIQKIDKTKLTNFHNLDPQMLNKPFDPNNDYSIPYIWGATAIGVNSEAIDPKSVTRWADLWKPEYKGSLLLTDDAREVFQMALRKLGYSGNTTDPQEIEAAYKELQKLMPNVAAFNSDNPANPYMEGEVNLGMVWNGSAYVARQAGTPLEVVWPQEGGIFWMDSLSIPANAKNVDGALKLINFLLRPDIARQVAETIGYPTPNLAARKLLKPEVANDKSLYPDAETLSKGEWQNDVGSASALYEEYYQKLKAGR
- a CDS encoding response regulator transcription factor, encoding MSRILLIEDHDHLARLISKGLAAAGIATDIVGRGDAAWHAIQQVAYQGLVLDRGLPDGDGLPLLQRLRQAQVVTPCLILTARDALHDRVEGLEAGADDYLAKPFAMEELVARVRALLRRPAESQTLKPAWGDITLLPESAVMCCRQQSVPLAPAELQIMLTLIRKQGNIVRRNSMEAAGWGLSDAVTPNALDVVLYRLRRKLLAIGSRLQIVNIRGLGYAIRENQPL
- a CDS encoding NAD-dependent succinate-semialdehyde dehydrogenase, whose translation is MAYVTTNPYTGEVVKTFPDATDAEVNGAIERSHRAFNEWKNVSFAQRGAILQNAANLLRQQKDEFAQLLTLEMGKLISEARAEVELSAQIFEYYVHNAEKLLAPEILPVANPEEATAKIVHEPLGVLLAIEPWNFPYYQIARIIAPQLSAGNTILLKHASNVPQSAARFERLMKEAGLPDGGFINLYAARHHIELILNDPRVQGVALTGSEGAGATVAQQAAKALKKSTLELGGADAFIVLADADIEKAAKWGVFGRHWNGGQVCVSSKRMIVVDEVYDQFVDHYIKGVAALRAGDPLDENTTLAPLSSQQAADEVKEKISLAIAHGAQALEVGPKVPKRGAFVQPTILTNVTPDNPAYHMEFFGPVSMIFRAKNEDDAVRIANDSPFGLGGSVFTRDTAHGEALASRISTGMVYINHPTRVKADLPFGGVRRSGYGRELTGLGIKEFVNHKLISVVDIDADF
- the nagK gene encoding N-acetylglucosamine kinase; the protein is MNYGFDIGGSKIALGVFDAERRLQWEKRVATPHDSYDAFLRAITGLVAEADERFGSKGSVGVGIPGMPETADGTLYAANLPAASGQPLRADLSALLARDVRINNDANCFTLSEAWDDEFRAYPLVMGLILGTGVGGGLVVNGKSVTGRRFITGEFGHIRLPVDALGLMGFDFPLTRCGCGKIGCIENYLSGRGFAWLYQYFYHQSLSAPEIISHWEQGEAKARAHVERYVDLLAVCLGNILTIVDPDLLVIGGGLSNFSALTRLLPERIAPHLLPAGDVPRIERARHGDAGGMRGAAFLHLTD
- a CDS encoding MipA/OmpV family protein, which codes for MVVVPYRIIAASLLSLSFSALADDATTWGLGVGVASTQKPYTGIDREYTPLPVLHIDNRYFRFLGTTAEVKLPAWQWSETQRLNAGLIARYDGSGYASDDADILHGMDKRKGGVWAGIKVEWQNPLVNIFTDWSHDISGNSNGQRLRLGAERSWQWGDVTLTPRVVANRYDSDYVNYYYGVRSDEARAWRPAWQGDAALNMEIGLNGRWQFSTHQLLMVDVQTTLLASEIKDSPLVDRTNENRIFVSYLYDF
- the potC gene encoding spermidine/putrescine ABC transporter permease PotC — translated: MIGRLLRGGFMTAIYAYLYIPIIILIVNSFNSSRFGINWQGFTTQWYSLLMNNDSLLQAAQHSLTMAVLSATFATLIGSLTAVALYRYRFRGKPFVSGMLFVVMMSPDIVMAISLLVLFMLLGIQLGFWSLLFSHITFCLPFVVVTVFSRLKGFDVRMLEAAKDLGASEITILRKIILPLAMPAVAAGWLLSFTLSMDDVVVSSFVTGPGYEILPLKIYSMVKVGVSPEVNALATVLLVLSLVLVIASQLIARDTTKNRRLPRQA